From a region of the Suncus etruscus isolate mSunEtr1 chromosome 11, mSunEtr1.pri.cur, whole genome shotgun sequence genome:
- the LOC126022655 gene encoding 40S ribosomal protein S15a-like — translation MVRMNVLADALKSINNAEKQGNCQVLIIRPCSKVIVRFLTVMMKHGYIGEFEIIDDHRAGKIVVDLTGKLNKCGVISPRFDVQLKDLEKWQNNLFPSRQFGFIVLTTSAGITDHEEAR, via the coding sequence ATGGTGCGCATGAACGTGCTGGCCGATGCCCTCAAGAGCATCAACAATGCCGAGAAGCAAGGCAACTGCCAGGTGCTCATCATCAGGCCGTGCTCCAAGGTCATTGTGAGGTTCCTGACAGTGATGATGAAGCATGGTTACATTGGTGAATTTGAAATCATCGACGATCACAGAGCTGGGAAAATTGTCGTGGACCTAACAGGCAAGCTGAACAAGTGTGGTGTGATCAGCCCCAGATTTGACGTGCAGCTCAAAGATCTAGAGAAGTGGCAGAACAATCTATTCCCGTCCCGTCAGTTCGGTTTCATTGTACTGACAACCTCAGCTGGCATCACGGACCATGAAGAAGCGAGATGA